A single Flavobacterium sp. 1 DNA region contains:
- a CDS encoding glutaredoxin family protein, with product MKKNVYLFLLFFTLFQINLNAQAIAEPEKSNEKAKKIILIYGSPNCHYCTDTKNILIENKIDFIFYDIDTDKGALNEMLAKLRKANINTNNLGIPVIDKYGEIFSNNTTFDDFIKKLIP from the coding sequence ATGAAAAAAAACGTTTATTTATTTTTACTCTTTTTTACTCTTTTTCAAATTAATTTGAATGCTCAAGCTATTGCAGAACCAGAAAAATCGAATGAAAAAGCAAAAAAAATAATCCTTATTTATGGCAGTCCAAATTGCCATTATTGCACCGATACTAAGAATATCTTAATCGAAAATAAAATTGATTTCATCTTTTACGATATCGATACCGACAAAGGCGCTCTTAATGAAATGCTTGCAAAACTGAGAAAGGCCAACATAAACACAAATAATCTCGGAATTCCAGTTATTGATAAATATGGAGAAATATTTTCAAACAATACCACGTTTGATGATTTTATAAAAAAATTAATTCCCTAA